In a single window of the Tellurirhabdus bombi genome:
- a CDS encoding SusD/RagB family nutrient-binding outer membrane lipoprotein, with the protein MIRKIKILLLAGCGLFASSCELNLLDNPNAVTVSNTNVNFLLNRIQLDYSSFFNQTSNIGMRLTRMLNQGSALYDNAYAPSGTDGLWGTSYSSLLIDIKTLIPRAESSNLFFHAGISRVFRGYVLATLVDYYGNIPWSQALSAENFNPGLDEGKTIYEVALKDLDDAIADFNKTSSAVPADFFYRGNKDNWIRAAKTIKLKLLLTRRLADPGAAAAINALIAENLLIQTTAQNFTFKFGTNLTNPDSRHPRYGGQYSPTGGGDYQANFYIAQLYAGKGAPDPRLRLYMYRQTVTNTSSTNELSCINNQKPAHYATDMVFCVPTPVGYWGRDHLSNEGIPPDGLRRTAWGLYPAGGLYDNDAGLPVSQGAGAGGAGIHPIMMSSFVDFMLAESALILKTTGTPRTLLEAGVRKSMADVRAFALASSQSGAIVAFESRTNYVWATEVDKYVAKVLALYDAAATDDAKMDVIAREYWLALYGNGNESYNMYRRTGKPTKMQPALEANPGSFVRSLYYPSSLVNRNSSVPQKSNVTVPVFWDTNPATLTN; encoded by the coding sequence ATGATAAGAAAGATAAAAATACTCTTATTAGCAGGCTGCGGATTATTTGCCAGCTCCTGCGAACTGAATTTGCTCGATAACCCGAATGCCGTGACGGTTAGCAACACCAACGTTAACTTTTTGCTCAACCGCATTCAGCTCGATTATTCCAGCTTTTTCAACCAGACGTCTAACATCGGCATGCGCCTGACGCGGATGCTCAACCAGGGATCAGCGCTGTATGACAATGCCTATGCGCCATCAGGCACGGACGGGCTTTGGGGAACGTCTTATTCCAGCTTGCTGATTGATATTAAAACGCTGATTCCCCGCGCCGAAAGCTCAAACCTGTTTTTCCACGCCGGAATTTCCCGCGTTTTCCGAGGGTATGTTTTGGCCACGCTGGTTGATTATTACGGCAATATTCCCTGGTCGCAGGCTCTGAGCGCCGAAAACTTCAATCCGGGTCTAGATGAGGGGAAAACCATTTACGAAGTAGCCCTAAAAGATCTGGACGACGCCATCGCCGATTTTAACAAAACGTCTTCGGCAGTTCCTGCTGATTTCTTCTATCGGGGCAATAAAGACAACTGGATCAGAGCGGCTAAAACAATCAAGTTGAAGCTGCTGCTGACGCGCCGTCTGGCCGATCCGGGAGCCGCTGCCGCCATCAATGCCCTGATTGCCGAGAACCTGCTCATTCAGACAACGGCGCAAAACTTCACGTTCAAATTTGGTACAAACCTAACCAACCCCGACAGCCGTCACCCGCGTTACGGTGGTCAGTACTCGCCAACGGGCGGTGGTGACTACCAGGCGAATTTCTACATCGCGCAGCTGTATGCGGGCAAAGGAGCGCCGGACCCACGCCTGCGGCTGTACATGTACCGCCAGACGGTTACCAATACATCAAGCACCAATGAACTGAGCTGCATCAACAACCAGAAACCAGCGCATTACGCCACAGATATGGTTTTCTGCGTACCGACGCCCGTTGGTTACTGGGGTCGCGATCACCTCAGCAACGAGGGGATTCCACCAGATGGCTTGCGCCGGACGGCCTGGGGACTTTACCCGGCGGGTGGCCTTTACGACAATGACGCGGGCCTTCCGGTTTCGCAGGGGGCGGGGGCCGGTGGTGCCGGAATTCACCCGATTATGATGTCTTCGTTTGTTGATTTTATGCTGGCCGAATCGGCGCTGATTCTTAAAACAACGGGTACGCCTCGGACCCTGCTGGAAGCTGGCGTGCGGAAGTCAATGGCGGATGTACGTGCTTTCGCGCTGGCTTCGTCGCAGAGTGGCGCGATCGTTGCCTTTGAATCCCGAACAAACTACGTCTGGGCAACGGAAGTCGATAAATACGTCGCGAAGGTGCTGGCGCTTTACGACGCGGCGGCCACCGATGACGCCAAAATGGATGTGATTGCCCGGGAATACTGGCTGGCTTTGTATGGCAACGGCAACGAATCCTACAACATGTACCGCCGCACGGGTAAACCGACCAAGATGCAACCCGCCCTGGAAGCCAATCCGGGCAGCTTTGTTCGCTCGCTCTATTATCCGTCGTCGCTGGTGAACCGGAACTCGTCTGTTCCGCAGAAAAGCAACGTCACGGTTCCTGTATTTTGGGATACGAATCCGGCCACACTCACCAACTAA
- a CDS encoding GDSL-type esterase/lipase family protein translates to MKSIIFGFVFLLTYTFTFAQTQPPFEKEILDFEAKDNSSKPPKNAILFTGSSSIRLWPEMERYFPGKVILQRGFGGSQLSDVIRYADRVIIKYKPKQVVVYAGENDIALNVSAQEVYNRFVTLFTHVRTKLPKTPFVFISLKPSPSRRKHQAAVREANDLIRAYLAKHKKTTFVDVYTPMLNGTGPDAPIRGELFKSDSLHMNEKGYQIWAEKLRPVLR, encoded by the coding sequence ATGAAGTCAATTATTTTCGGTTTTGTTTTTCTACTGACTTACACGTTTACGTTTGCCCAGACCCAGCCACCTTTCGAAAAGGAAATTCTGGATTTTGAAGCGAAAGACAACTCCAGTAAACCGCCTAAAAATGCCATTCTTTTTACCGGTAGCTCGTCCATCCGGCTTTGGCCAGAAATGGAACGTTATTTTCCCGGTAAAGTTATTCTTCAGCGGGGTTTTGGCGGCTCGCAGCTTTCGGATGTCATTCGGTATGCCGACCGGGTGATTATTAAGTACAAGCCGAAGCAGGTTGTGGTTTATGCGGGTGAAAATGACATTGCCCTCAACGTCAGCGCTCAGGAAGTTTACAACCGCTTCGTGACCCTGTTTACCCATGTTCGTACAAAACTGCCCAAAACGCCCTTCGTATTTATTTCGCTCAAACCCAGCCCTTCGCGGCGGAAGCATCAGGCGGCAGTGCGGGAAGCCAACGACCTGATTCGAGCGTATCTGGCTAAACACAAGAAAACTACTTTTGTCGATGTGTACACCCCCATGCTGAACGGAACTGGCCCGGATGCACCGATTCGGGGTGAATTATTTAAATCGGACAGCCTGCACATGAACGAAAAAGGCTACCAAATCTGGGCGGAGAAACTGCGGCCCGTCCTGCGGTAG
- the ahcY gene encoding adenosylhomocysteinase: protein MSTQTSTYVPYKVKDIALAEWGRKEIRLAEAEMPGLMALRQEFGPSKPLAGARVAGCLHMTIQTAVLIETLVELGAEVTWSSCNIFSTQDHAAAAIAAAGISVYAWKGLTEEEFNWCIEQTLFFGEERQPLNMILDDGGDLTNMVFDQYPELIAGIKGLSEETTTGVHRLYERMKNGTLHLPSINVNDSVTKSKFDNKYGCRESLVDAIRRATDLMMAGKVAVVAGYGDVGKGSAESLRGVGCRVLVTEIDPICALQAAMDGYEVITMDEAAERANIFVTATGNVNIIRERHFRKMRDKAVVCNIGHFDNEIDMAWLNQTYGNTKSAIKPQVDMYEIDGKEIIVLAEGRLVNLGCAMGHPSFVMSCSFSNQTLAQLELWNNADKYEKKVYVLPKHLDEKVAALHLAHVGAKLDTLDKEQADYIGVQVEGPFKSEMYRY, encoded by the coding sequence ATGTCAACACAAACGTCCACTTACGTCCCCTATAAGGTTAAGGACATTGCACTGGCCGAGTGGGGCCGCAAGGAAATTCGGCTGGCTGAAGCTGAAATGCCGGGTCTGATGGCCCTGCGTCAGGAATTCGGACCGTCGAAGCCGCTGGCGGGAGCCCGCGTTGCTGGCTGTCTGCACATGACAATCCAGACCGCCGTTCTGATTGAAACTCTGGTTGAACTGGGTGCCGAAGTAACCTGGTCTTCCTGCAATATTTTCTCAACGCAAGATCACGCCGCCGCCGCCATTGCCGCAGCGGGTATTTCGGTGTATGCCTGGAAAGGCCTGACCGAAGAAGAGTTTAACTGGTGTATCGAACAGACGTTGTTTTTCGGCGAAGAACGCCAGCCGTTGAACATGATTCTGGATGATGGTGGTGACTTAACCAACATGGTATTCGATCAGTATCCAGAACTGATTGCAGGCATCAAAGGCTTGTCGGAAGAAACCACTACGGGTGTACACCGCCTGTATGAGCGCATGAAAAATGGAACGCTGCACCTGCCTTCCATCAACGTGAACGACTCGGTAACGAAGTCTAAATTCGATAACAAATACGGCTGCCGGGAGTCACTGGTAGACGCCATTCGCCGCGCTACGGATTTGATGATGGCTGGAAAAGTAGCCGTTGTTGCCGGTTATGGTGACGTGGGTAAAGGCTCCGCCGAATCCCTGCGGGGCGTAGGCTGCCGCGTATTGGTTACCGAAATCGACCCAATCTGCGCCCTGCAAGCGGCGATGGATGGTTACGAAGTAATCACGATGGACGAAGCAGCCGAGCGCGCCAACATCTTCGTGACGGCAACCGGTAACGTGAACATCATTCGCGAACGTCATTTCAGAAAGATGCGTGACAAAGCCGTTGTGTGTAACATCGGTCACTTCGACAACGAAATCGACATGGCCTGGTTGAACCAAACCTACGGCAACACCAAGTCGGCCATTAAGCCGCAGGTGGACATGTACGAAATCGATGGCAAAGAAATCATCGTGCTGGCCGAAGGCCGCCTGGTAAACCTGGGTTGCGCGATGGGTCACCCGTCTTTCGTGATGTCGTGCTCGTTCTCCAACCAGACGCTGGCGCAGCTGGAATTGTGGAACAACGCGGATAAATACGAGAAAAAAGTATACGTGCTGCCGAAGCACCTGGATGAGAAAGTAGCCGCCTTGCACCTGGCTCACGTTGGTGCCAAGCTGGATACGCTCGATAAGGAGCAGGCCGACTATATTGGCGTTCAGGTGGAAGGTCCATTCAAGTCGGAGATGTACCGCTACTAA
- a CDS encoding M1 family metallopeptidase, protein MKHYLRLIVFLFCPIILQAQTSDLPPEPKKFTRQDTLRGSLRPERTCYDVTFYDLNLTVNPSTKAIAGHNIIRYRVKTPFSRMQVDLFENLAVESITQAGQALKFEREGAAIWITMDTPQTAGKIQEIKVTYSGKPREAIKAPWDGGFSWKKDSTGKDWVGVSCEGLGASSWWPCKDHLSDEPDSMRMTFRVPRGLTAVSNGVLRSRREVGAAQTEFVWAVSYPINSYNVTFNLGDYVHFSDTYRSRDHKYLKLNYYVLKYNTKKAKPHFEQVKGMLDCYEWHFGHYPFWRDGFALVETPYWGMEHQSAIAYGNNYQNNPFGFDFIIIHESGHEYFGNSVSCADHAEMWIHEAFTTYMESIYVECTQGYEQSQKYIATQKKLVKNQFPMLGPLGVNYEAQDNDIYYKGAWLLNTLRHVVDDDDLWFRALRQVYTDMKHSVVSTPRVIELMSRELKRDVKPIFNQYLNYAKLPVFEYKVTDKGETLEIQHRWDAEGEGFTMPTKVGFGFNPKHTIYPTREWQTTVLKKQNGWFHVASNLYLIGIRPLSL, encoded by the coding sequence ATGAAACATTATTTACGACTCATTGTCTTTCTTTTTTGTCCGATTATTCTTCAGGCACAAACGTCTGACTTACCTCCTGAACCTAAGAAATTCACCCGCCAAGATACGCTTCGTGGCTCGCTACGCCCCGAACGCACTTGCTACGACGTTACCTTTTATGACCTTAATCTGACTGTTAACCCGTCTACCAAAGCCATTGCTGGTCACAACATCATACGCTACCGGGTTAAAACGCCGTTCTCGCGCATGCAGGTTGACTTGTTCGAAAACCTGGCCGTTGAGAGCATCACGCAGGCGGGCCAAGCATTGAAGTTCGAGCGGGAAGGCGCCGCTATCTGGATTACCATGGACACGCCGCAAACCGCTGGAAAAATTCAGGAGATTAAAGTAACCTACAGCGGCAAGCCCCGCGAAGCCATCAAGGCCCCCTGGGATGGCGGATTCTCGTGGAAAAAAGACAGCACGGGAAAAGACTGGGTTGGTGTTTCCTGCGAAGGGTTGGGCGCTAGTTCCTGGTGGCCCTGCAAAGACCATCTTTCCGACGAGCCAGACTCGATGCGGATGACATTCCGGGTGCCACGTGGCCTCACCGCTGTCTCCAACGGGGTGCTTCGGAGTCGCCGCGAGGTCGGTGCAGCCCAGACGGAGTTTGTCTGGGCAGTTAGTTACCCCATCAACAGTTATAACGTGACCTTTAATCTGGGCGATTACGTTCACTTTTCCGATACCTACCGGAGTCGCGACCATAAATACCTCAAACTGAATTACTACGTTCTCAAATACAACACTAAAAAAGCGAAGCCCCACTTCGAGCAGGTGAAAGGAATGCTGGATTGCTACGAGTGGCATTTTGGGCATTATCCGTTCTGGCGGGATGGTTTCGCGCTGGTTGAAACGCCTTACTGGGGCATGGAACACCAAAGCGCCATTGCTTACGGCAACAATTACCAAAACAATCCGTTTGGTTTTGATTTTATCATTATTCACGAAAGCGGCCACGAATATTTTGGCAATAGCGTTAGCTGCGCCGATCACGCCGAAATGTGGATTCACGAGGCCTTTACCACCTACATGGAGTCGATTTATGTGGAGTGTACCCAGGGCTATGAACAATCGCAGAAATACATTGCTACCCAGAAGAAGCTGGTTAAAAATCAGTTTCCAATGCTGGGACCGCTGGGCGTTAATTACGAAGCCCAGGACAACGACATTTATTACAAGGGCGCCTGGCTGCTGAACACCCTGCGTCACGTTGTGGATGACGATGATCTTTGGTTCCGGGCACTGCGGCAAGTGTACACGGACATGAAGCACTCGGTTGTTTCGACCCCAAGAGTAATTGAGTTGATGAGTCGGGAACTAAAAAGAGATGTAAAACCTATTTTTAATCAGTATCTTAACTACGCAAAATTGCCCGTGTTCGAATACAAAGTAACCGATAAAGGCGAAACGCTGGAAATTCAGCATCGCTGGGATGCGGAGGGTGAAGGTTTTACGATGCCGACCAAAGTTGGTTTTGGATTTAATCCCAAACACACCATCTATCCGACCCGCGAATGGCAGACTACCGTTTTGAAAAAGCAAAATGGCTGGTTTCACGTAGCATCAAATTTATATCTGATCGGCATCCGACCACTTTCTTTATGA
- a CDS encoding 5'-nucleotidase C-terminal domain-containing protein has protein sequence MRNLFGKLILACLLLSGCRTNYHLTGQTAQRLEVNQTVATDSSLSQMLQPYRQRLDQTMNEVLVQSAVRLDKAKPESALNNLLADALLIQARQRTGQAIDLSHLNYGGIRNSLPQGPIRVSHIFEVMPFDNKITILTLNGPGLLQFLNHFISREAGERVLIIGGARVVANASGIESIAFSDGRTFQASALQPAQTFKVALSDYIAEGGDDAFFLKNAQKREDTGFLIREAFIDYFRQLGKSGQPINPTIDGRITRN, from the coding sequence ATGCGAAATCTATTTGGTAAACTAATTCTTGCCTGCCTCCTACTGTCGGGATGCCGGACAAACTATCACCTGACGGGACAAACTGCCCAGCGCCTTGAGGTGAACCAGACGGTTGCTACCGATAGCAGCCTCTCCCAGATGCTACAGCCTTACCGTCAGAGACTTGATCAGACGATGAATGAAGTGCTGGTTCAGTCGGCGGTACGATTGGATAAAGCCAAGCCGGAATCTGCACTGAACAACCTGCTGGCCGATGCATTACTGATTCAGGCTCGCCAGCGCACGGGCCAGGCTATTGATCTTTCGCACTTGAATTATGGCGGTATTCGCAATTCGCTTCCCCAGGGGCCGATTCGTGTCAGTCATATTTTTGAGGTGATGCCTTTCGACAACAAAATTACCATCCTCACCCTAAATGGACCGGGGTTGCTGCAATTCCTGAATCACTTTATAAGTCGGGAAGCGGGCGAACGCGTATTGATCATCGGTGGTGCCCGCGTGGTTGCCAACGCTTCGGGAATTGAATCGATTGCTTTTTCGGATGGCCGCACCTTCCAGGCCAGCGCCCTGCAACCCGCCCAAACTTTCAAGGTGGCTCTTAGCGATTACATTGCCGAAGGAGGCGACGATGCTTTTTTCCTGAAAAATGCCCAGAAACGGGAAGATACCGGTTTTCTGATCCGCGAAGCTTTTATTGATTATTTCCGGCAACTTGGAAAGTCCGGCCAACCCATTAACCCGACCATTGATGGACGCATTACACGCAACTAG
- a CDS encoding metallophosphatase, translating into MDALHATRRDFLKLLGTAAVIGSVAPEALAGAKTTKITILHTNDVHSRLDPFPMDGSRNAGKGGVARRAALIDQIRREQEAVLVFDAGDLFQGTPYFNFYNGEPEILAMNRMQYDAATIGNHDFDGGIENMRDQFAKAKFPFLIANYDFRNTVMEGRTEPYKIFNKGGIRIGVFGLGIEPKGLIPANLYKETRYLDPVETANNTAAMLRNDKKCNYVICLSHLGYDYKENTISDRRLAAQSRNLDLIIGGHTHTFLETPASVMNADGKPVLINQVGWAGIYLGRFDLVFEAGKATVQDGQAVPVR; encoded by the coding sequence ATGGACGCATTACACGCAACTAGACGCGATTTTCTAAAGTTACTCGGCACGGCCGCCGTTATCGGTAGCGTGGCGCCCGAAGCCTTGGCAGGAGCCAAAACCACGAAAATAACCATTCTGCATACCAACGACGTGCACAGTCGCCTCGACCCCTTCCCGATGGATGGCAGCCGCAACGCGGGTAAAGGTGGCGTTGCCCGCCGGGCGGCTCTGATCGACCAGATTCGTCGGGAGCAGGAAGCCGTGTTGGTGTTTGATGCCGGTGATTTGTTTCAGGGAACGCCTTACTTTAACTTCTACAATGGCGAGCCGGAAATTCTGGCCATGAACCGGATGCAGTACGACGCCGCCACCATCGGAAACCACGATTTCGACGGCGGGATCGAGAACATGCGGGATCAATTCGCAAAGGCTAAATTTCCGTTTCTGATTGCCAACTACGACTTCCGAAATACCGTCATGGAAGGCCGGACGGAGCCTTACAAAATCTTCAACAAGGGGGGCATCCGGATTGGCGTTTTTGGCTTGGGCATTGAACCCAAAGGACTCATTCCCGCCAACCTGTACAAAGAAACCCGGTACCTCGATCCGGTCGAAACGGCGAATAATACGGCAGCTATGCTGCGCAACGACAAGAAATGCAATTACGTCATTTGCCTGTCGCACCTGGGTTACGATTACAAAGAAAACACCATTTCCGACCGCAGGCTGGCGGCCCAAAGCCGTAATCTGGATCTGATTATCGGTGGCCATACGCACACGTTTCTGGAAACGCCCGCTAGCGTGATGAACGCCGACGGAAAGCCGGTTTTGATCAATCAGGTGGGTTGGGCCGGTATTTATCTGGGCCGATTTGATTTGGTTTTTGAAGCAGGCAA